In Bifidobacterium sp. ESL0775, the following are encoded in one genomic region:
- a CDS encoding histidinol-phosphate transaminase — translation MTFKHRAIVDTIPAYKQGKPAPAVAGQRSYKISSNENPNPPLPSVQKAIEDHALDRINRYPDMGGWQVIERLAKDYEVGQDEIVLGCGSTEVITQLTNLLAGPGDEVIYPWRSFEAYPIIVSGAGATSVQIPNRPDGGHDIDGMIAAINDKTRMIIVNNPNNPTSSSVSDKDARRLMEAVPSDVIVLFDEAYIHFNTAPDTSVGMKLYREYPNIVVAHTFSKAYGLAGLRIGYGVAQPDVITGMRKMSLPFGVTQSAQIAAIASLDAKDELMERVQGIIGERGRVVKALREQGWDFPEPYANFFWLPLGDKTAEAAARFTAKGLSTRVFDGEGIRISIGETEANDRVIEVCKGLKADGIA, via the coding sequence ATGACTTTCAAACATCGTGCCATAGTTGATACCATCCCCGCCTACAAGCAGGGCAAGCCGGCCCCCGCAGTCGCGGGCCAGCGTTCCTACAAGATCTCCAGCAACGAGAATCCGAACCCGCCGCTGCCAAGCGTGCAGAAGGCCATCGAGGACCATGCGCTCGACCGCATCAACCGCTACCCGGACATGGGTGGTTGGCAGGTCATCGAACGTCTTGCCAAGGATTATGAGGTCGGTCAGGACGAGATCGTCCTCGGCTGCGGATCTACCGAGGTCATCACCCAGCTCACCAACCTGCTGGCAGGCCCTGGCGACGAGGTGATCTACCCGTGGCGCAGTTTCGAGGCGTACCCGATCATCGTCTCCGGCGCCGGCGCCACCAGCGTCCAGATCCCCAACCGTCCCGACGGCGGCCACGACATCGACGGCATGATCGCCGCGATCAACGACAAGACCCGCATGATCATCGTCAACAACCCCAACAACCCTACTTCCTCCTCGGTCAGTGACAAGGATGCCCGCCGCCTGATGGAAGCCGTTCCCAGTGACGTCATTGTGCTCTTCGACGAGGCCTACATCCACTTCAACACGGCCCCGGACACCAGCGTGGGCATGAAGCTCTATCGCGAGTACCCGAACATCGTCGTGGCGCACACCTTCTCCAAGGCCTACGGCCTGGCTGGTCTGCGCATCGGCTACGGCGTAGCCCAGCCCGACGTGATCACCGGCATGCGCAAGATGTCGCTGCCGTTCGGCGTCACGCAGTCAGCCCAGATCGCGGCTATCGCCTCGCTCGATGCCAAGGACGAGCTTATGGAGCGTGTGCAGGGGATCATCGGCGAACGCGGTCGCGTAGTCAAGGCGCTGCGCGAGCAGGGATGGGACTTCCCGGAACCGTACGCGAACTTCTTCTGGCTGCCGTTGGGCGACAAAACCGCCGAGGCCGCCGCGCGTTTCACGGCCAAGGGCCTTTCCACCCGCGTCTTCGACGGCGAGGGCATCCGCATCTCCATCGGCGAGACCGAGGCCAACGACAGGGTCATCGAGGTCTGCAAGGGCCTCAAAGCCGACGGCATCGCCTGA
- the groES gene encoding co-chaperone GroES — protein sequence MSISLTPLEDKIIVKQAEAETQTSSGLYIPDNAKEKPQQGEILAVGPGRRDDNGKRIPMDVKVGDKVLYSKYGGTEVHYKGEDYLIVGARDVLAIMN from the coding sequence GTGTCGATCTCACTTACACCGTTGGAAGACAAGATTATTGTCAAGCAAGCTGAAGCGGAGACGCAGACGTCATCCGGCCTTTACATTCCGGACAACGCCAAGGAAAAGCCGCAGCAGGGCGAGATTCTGGCCGTCGGCCCAGGTCGTCGCGATGACAACGGCAAGCGCATCCCGATGGATGTCAAGGTCGGAGACAAGGTGCTCTATTCCAAGTACGGCGGCACCGAGGTGCACTACAAGGGTGAGGATTACCTCATCGTTGGCGCCCGCGACGTGCTCGCGATCATGAACTGA
- a CDS encoding GNAT family protein has protein sequence MPRELVPPEGAIQIRLRPMVAEDEAEWNDVRQRNMAWLTPWDSSDPMHGPRLTFNTWLQRQRLDEESGAGALFVIEYQMAIIGQISLGAVCYGSMRSANIGYWVDQGHAGLGVAPLAVAILADWAMLDAAGPRLHRLEISMLPENERSRRVAQKLEAHHEGLRLKSMFIHNQWRDHDVYSLLAEDAPQGFARRLLA, from the coding sequence ATGCCCCGCGAGCTGGTGCCGCCCGAAGGCGCCATCCAGATTCGCCTGCGTCCGATGGTCGCCGAGGACGAGGCCGAGTGGAACGATGTCCGGCAACGGAATATGGCGTGGCTTACGCCTTGGGATTCCAGCGATCCGATGCATGGGCCGAGGCTGACGTTCAACACCTGGCTCCAGCGGCAGCGCCTCGACGAGGAATCCGGGGCCGGCGCCCTGTTCGTCATCGAATACCAGATGGCCATTATCGGCCAGATTTCTTTGGGCGCGGTGTGCTACGGGTCGATGCGCTCGGCCAATATCGGTTATTGGGTCGACCAGGGTCATGCAGGTCTTGGCGTGGCGCCTTTGGCCGTGGCGATCCTCGCGGATTGGGCGATGCTTGATGCCGCCGGCCCGCGTCTGCACCGTTTGGAGATCTCGATGCTGCCCGAAAACGAGCGTTCCCGCCGTGTCGCGCAGAAACTTGAGGCTCATCACGAGGGCTTGCGTCTCAAAAGCATGTTCATCCACAACCAGTGGCGCGACCACGATGTCTATAGCCTCTTGGCCGAGGATGCGCCGCAGGGTTTCGCGCGCCGTTTGCTTGCATGA
- a CDS encoding 5-formyltetrahydrofolate cyclo-ligase codes for MGNDTDTTMETLKGRMRHAAIAKRKTVSEAERAAAGKTLAGQAKALLAGGRPVSRGVAIRAANHDQHCISLVAGDTVAAYVSMGTEVPTLDLLEWLLERGARVLVPRLGAGRDIGWSEYTGQNGLREMPRTATGGLRPEEPNGEVLGPEAIENVKIVFIPAFAIDLDGTRLGRGGGWYDQVLGLCRPDAIKVGVCWDWECIDEHDAAPHEAHDLPVDAVITPERSLWLHPRRTASGLGLGYEQSSR; via the coding sequence ATGGGAAACGATACGGACACGACGATGGAAACGCTCAAGGGACGTATGCGCCACGCCGCCATAGCCAAGCGCAAGACGGTGAGCGAAGCCGAACGCGCCGCGGCTGGGAAAACGTTGGCAGGCCAAGCGAAGGCGTTGCTCGCGGGTGGGCGACCTGTGTCCCGTGGAGTTGCGATACGCGCCGCGAATCATGATCAGCACTGCATCTCGCTGGTCGCAGGCGACACCGTGGCGGCGTACGTTTCGATGGGCACGGAGGTGCCGACGCTGGATTTGTTGGAATGGCTGCTGGAACGAGGAGCACGCGTACTGGTGCCGCGACTCGGCGCCGGACGCGATATCGGCTGGAGCGAATACACGGGCCAGAACGGGCTGCGCGAGATGCCACGCACCGCCACCGGCGGGTTGCGGCCGGAAGAACCGAATGGTGAGGTCCTTGGACCGGAGGCGATTGAAAACGTGAAAATCGTGTTCATCCCTGCGTTCGCCATCGACCTTGACGGGACCAGGCTCGGACGCGGCGGAGGCTGGTACGACCAGGTTCTCGGGCTTTGCCGGCCCGACGCGATCAAAGTCGGCGTCTGCTGGGATTGGGAATGCATCGACGAGCACGATGCGGCGCCCCACGAGGCGCACGATCTGCCGGTAGATGCCGTAATCACACCCGAGCGCTCACTTTGGCTTCACCCGCGACGAACAGCGTCGGGGCTTGGACTAGGATATGAACAGTCGAGTCGTTGA
- a CDS encoding FmdB family zinc ribbon protein, with protein MPTYHYRCKNCGYDFTEQQSFSDDPITVCPKCGKEQVRKVYSAVPIEFKGHGFYRTDKGGSSSTSKK; from the coding sequence TTGCCTACCTATCATTACCGTTGCAAGAATTGTGGATACGATTTCACCGAGCAGCAGTCATTTTCCGACGACCCCATCACCGTCTGCCCGAAATGCGGCAAGGAACAGGTGCGCAAGGTCTATTCGGCGGTCCCCATCGAGTTCAAGGGGCATGGCTTCTATCGTACCGACAAGGGCGGGTCGTCTTCCACGTCCAAGAAGTGA
- a CDS encoding SAF domain-containing protein: MTNHFHIGGQPGEGRKPTLKQRRDMRRLRTLLAALCAGLAVFFALQSVTSSMATKSVVTAVHAIKRGHTINADDVRLVNIADSPALSTMFTSNEAVDGLVAQVDIAAGSVISRPMARASPIVGHGLTVIDVRVSGSQASLIVGDKVSLVGSAGCESVPNPISQPQPQGQQPANAPNAENQPTADDAGSDGSGNGQTPADAGETGETDGGSDAAPMESTGRICTLAPKATVTGNPHRDDGGITTARLAMPPQDASRVMAVQERMPIMAARL, encoded by the coding sequence ATGACGAACCATTTTCATATTGGCGGACAACCCGGCGAAGGACGAAAACCAACGCTCAAACAGCGACGCGACATGCGGCGGTTGCGAACGCTGTTGGCGGCGTTGTGCGCGGGACTGGCGGTGTTCTTCGCATTGCAATCGGTGACGAGCAGCATGGCCACCAAATCCGTGGTCACCGCCGTGCACGCCATCAAACGCGGCCACACCATTAACGCCGATGACGTCCGGCTCGTGAACATCGCCGACAGCCCCGCATTGTCGACGATGTTCACGTCCAACGAAGCGGTGGATGGATTGGTGGCGCAGGTCGATATCGCCGCCGGCAGCGTCATCTCAAGGCCGATGGCACGGGCCTCCCCGATAGTTGGCCATGGCTTGACGGTCATCGATGTGCGCGTCAGCGGCTCACAGGCCTCGCTGATTGTCGGCGACAAGGTGTCGCTGGTCGGCAGCGCGGGATGCGAATCCGTGCCCAATCCGATAAGCCAGCCCCAGCCGCAGGGCCAGCAACCGGCGAATGCACCGAACGCAGAAAATCAACCGACAGCCGATGACGCTGGGAGTGACGGATCTGGAAACGGACAAACGCCGGCTGACGCCGGAGAGACGGGAGAAACCGATGGCGGCAGCGACGCGGCGCCAATGGAATCGACGGGCCGGATTTGCACATTGGCGCCGAAGGCGACCGTGACCGGCAACCCGCACCGCGATGACGGCGGAATCACCACCGCACGGCTGGCCATGCCACCACAGGACGCCTCACGGGTGATGGCGGTGCAGGAACGCATGCCCATCATGGCAGCGAGACTCTAA
- a CDS encoding helicase, with the protein MSDTKQAVNGIPRMRQWYDSYRSGLVPSPLEDVGQLTAQLDLTHAHPSGIAQLFASGHTTLDSMFRDAGMLRAAGRRLERVLEDKAVKARAAGVAELSLVVGVAAWKGNSVPVLLYPVEVHRKPGGRETDAVIRFTGHVSLNLAFTTAMHEQRVDLDEVALFDGRNYASGTPDTSSVFTAITDEVKPVLPDFDIERNIVLGCFMDPSTKMLAEGRRIIDALEKRPSGNAALDALAGNSEAISALKDSKLAGYSPFDADPHSEHEAGDVDNVVRYAANMAALGHSLFVDDASGADTAQISGAIASRCIAEGKTVLYVPGVAGAKKRFVHVMESHRLGSRVIDMADPKGAQEIDQELIAAVGYQPGASVARFDQVADELVGVRSRLTRYLGDLHGVSKEWGVSAYQTIQNLASISAMPTHPATHVRLSKETARAIAPHMEDWIKKLREAGRYGEFTVGPEDTAWYGASLFSENEAVAAYQNVENLLQRLLPATRDQVASTAETCGFPVPNTVKEWGRQVTVLKNLRRVLDVFQPEIFERDIDAMIEASKPKAERKAEGTSMGFWERRRHVKEAKGLLRAGSQVEDLHEALQVVAKQSEQWHEIVPHGGWPVLPPKLDAIVETQESLMQGITALDAVLATTIAGGDLESVDLGRLEERLKALYSDRKALDTLPGRACLERDFHSIGLDSLIGDMRTRRVSVDAVEGELQLSWWTTVFEDIVRSSAIISNQDGSALQSAADRFVQVDIDHVNSIGPMIDQESMRRLCDLLFSHTQEANQLHTLLASNARVPLSRIIREYPQILAAAKPVIMATPSTLAVLSDPAPLADVAIIDAASHLPSLELLGIICRAKRVVVIAHQSTITSEALNDLVALLPKVTVDARPVCRDPRLSAFLAAQGYGSAPKDVATEAMQGRVRFHRVEANGVPVLATGLVESSQQEIDEVIAIIKRRASSFTVVPTGYLLAVVTLTPVFRTRLGAELKSLAAKNETMGRFLRHVRLVDVDEVAGVRATDVVLSLCFAKTAHGRLLQQFGSLEGEGGDGKLLDALALASRNVDIVSAFGAEDMEDDRLHQPGPKLLKVMLHWAEQLGKEVVRPSMSLKGDNVLFNDLADRIRARGLKVAANYGFDGGASIPLVVGLKDKPFSLAVMTDNAQFMGIQSTRKRHRVLPQDLTTLGWSVITVWSVAAFVNPDKEVDRIVARISDMYREAR; encoded by the coding sequence ATGAGTGACACGAAACAGGCAGTGAACGGCATCCCGCGTATGCGCCAATGGTATGACAGCTACCGCAGCGGGCTTGTCCCCTCACCGTTGGAGGACGTCGGGCAGCTGACCGCCCAGCTCGACCTGACCCATGCCCATCCCTCGGGCATCGCCCAGCTTTTCGCCAGCGGCCACACCACGCTTGACTCCATGTTCCGCGACGCGGGCATGCTGCGCGCGGCGGGCCGCCGGCTCGAACGGGTCTTGGAAGACAAGGCCGTCAAGGCCAGGGCCGCCGGGGTCGCCGAGCTTTCGCTGGTGGTCGGGGTCGCAGCGTGGAAGGGCAACTCCGTGCCGGTGCTGCTCTATCCGGTCGAGGTGCACCGCAAGCCGGGCGGGCGTGAGACCGACGCCGTCATCCGATTCACCGGCCACGTGAGCCTCAATCTCGCGTTCACCACGGCCATGCACGAGCAGCGTGTCGACCTCGATGAGGTCGCCCTGTTCGACGGCAGGAACTACGCCAGCGGCACTCCCGACACGTCTTCGGTCTTCACCGCCATCACCGACGAGGTCAAGCCGGTGTTGCCTGATTTCGACATCGAGCGCAACATCGTGCTGGGCTGTTTCATGGATCCCTCCACCAAGATGCTCGCCGAAGGCCGCCGCATCATCGACGCGCTGGAGAAGAGGCCCAGCGGCAACGCCGCACTCGACGCCCTGGCTGGCAACAGCGAGGCGATCAGTGCGCTCAAAGACAGCAAACTGGCGGGATACAGCCCCTTCGACGCCGACCCGCACAGTGAGCACGAGGCTGGGGACGTTGACAACGTGGTGCGTTATGCGGCGAATATGGCGGCACTTGGCCATTCGCTGTTCGTCGATGACGCCTCGGGCGCCGACACCGCGCAGATCTCCGGAGCCATCGCCTCGCGCTGCATCGCCGAAGGCAAGACGGTGCTCTATGTGCCCGGTGTCGCCGGAGCGAAGAAACGGTTCGTCCACGTCATGGAGTCCCACCGTCTCGGCAGCCGTGTCATCGACATGGCCGACCCCAAGGGCGCGCAGGAGATCGACCAGGAGCTGATCGCGGCCGTCGGCTACCAGCCGGGCGCCTCGGTGGCCCGTTTCGACCAGGTGGCCGACGAGCTGGTGGGGGTGCGCTCGCGTTTGACCCGCTATCTTGGCGACCTGCACGGCGTGAGCAAGGAATGGGGCGTCTCCGCCTACCAGACCATCCAGAACCTCGCCAGCATCTCGGCGATGCCGACCCATCCGGCCACGCACGTCCGGCTTTCCAAGGAGACCGCGAGGGCCATCGCCCCGCACATGGAGGACTGGATCAAGAAGCTGCGTGAGGCCGGCCGGTACGGTGAATTCACCGTCGGCCCCGAAGACACCGCTTGGTACGGCGCTTCGCTGTTTTCCGAGAACGAGGCCGTCGCGGCCTACCAGAACGTCGAGAACCTCTTGCAACGCCTGTTGCCGGCCACACGCGATCAGGTGGCGTCCACGGCCGAGACCTGCGGGTTCCCCGTTCCCAACACCGTCAAGGAGTGGGGTCGCCAGGTCACCGTCCTGAAGAACTTGCGCCGTGTGCTCGATGTTTTCCAACCCGAGATCTTCGAGCGTGACATCGACGCGATGATCGAGGCCAGCAAACCCAAGGCCGAGCGTAAGGCCGAAGGCACCAGCATGGGCTTCTGGGAGCGTCGTCGGCATGTCAAGGAGGCCAAAGGCCTGTTGCGGGCCGGTTCCCAGGTGGAGGACCTGCACGAGGCGTTGCAGGTGGTCGCCAAGCAGTCCGAGCAATGGCACGAGATCGTGCCCCATGGCGGTTGGCCGGTGCTGCCGCCCAAGCTCGACGCCATTGTGGAAACGCAGGAATCCCTGATGCAGGGGATCACGGCGCTTGACGCCGTCCTCGCCACCACCATCGCCGGCGGCGACCTTGAGTCCGTTGATTTGGGCCGGCTCGAGGAACGCCTCAAGGCGTTGTATTCCGACCGCAAGGCGCTCGACACCCTGCCGGGCCGCGCCTGCCTCGAACGTGATTTCCATTCCATCGGGCTTGATTCCCTGATTGGCGATATGCGCACACGTCGGGTGTCCGTCGACGCGGTGGAAGGCGAGCTCCAGCTCTCTTGGTGGACCACGGTTTTCGAGGACATCGTGCGTTCCTCCGCCATCATCTCCAATCAGGACGGCTCCGCGCTGCAATCCGCAGCCGACCGTTTCGTACAGGTCGACATCGACCATGTCAACTCCATCGGGCCGATGATCGACCAGGAGTCGATGCGCCGCCTGTGCGACCTGCTCTTCTCCCACACCCAGGAGGCCAACCAGCTGCACACGCTGCTGGCGAGCAACGCCCGCGTGCCGTTGAGCCGCATCATCCGCGAGTATCCGCAGATCCTTGCCGCCGCCAAACCGGTGATCATGGCCACGCCATCCACGCTTGCGGTACTGAGCGACCCCGCACCCTTGGCCGACGTCGCCATCATCGACGCCGCATCCCACCTGCCGTCGCTTGAATTGCTCGGCATCATCTGCCGCGCAAAGCGCGTGGTCGTCATCGCCCACCAGTCCACCATCACTTCCGAGGCGTTGAACGATTTGGTCGCCTTGCTGCCGAAGGTCACCGTCGATGCGCGTCCGGTGTGCCGCGACCCGCGCCTTTCGGCGTTCCTTGCCGCGCAAGGCTATGGCAGCGCGCCCAAGGATGTGGCCACTGAGGCCATGCAGGGCAGGGTTCGTTTCCACCGGGTCGAGGCCAATGGCGTGCCCGTGCTTGCCACCGGACTGGTCGAAAGCAGCCAGCAGGAGATCGACGAGGTCATCGCCATCATCAAGAGGCGTGCTTCCAGCTTCACCGTCGTGCCGACCGGTTATCTGCTCGCGGTGGTCACGTTGACGCCGGTGTTCCGCACCCGGCTTGGCGCCGAGCTGAAGTCGCTGGCCGCCAAGAACGAAACCATGGGCCGCTTCCTGCGCCATGTCCGTTTGGTTGATGTCGATGAGGTGGCCGGTGTCCGTGCCACCGACGTCGTCCTTTCGCTGTGCTTCGCCAAGACGGCCCATGGTCGCCTGCTCCAGCAGTTTGGCTCGCTGGAAGGTGAGGGGGGCGACGGCAAGCTGCTCGACGCGCTCGCCCTGGCTTCCCGCAATGTCGACATCGTCTCCGCTTTCGGTGCCGAGGACATGGAGGACGACCGTCTCCACCAGCCGGGGCCGAAGCTCTTGAAGGTCATGCTTCATTGGGCCGAACAGCTGGGCAAGGAGGTCGTGCGCCCTTCGATGTCGCTTAAGGGCGACAACGTCCTGTTCAACGATCTCGCCGACCGCATCCGCGCGCGTGGGCTCAAGGTGGCCGCCAATTATGGTTTCGATGGTGGCGCCTCCATTCCTCTGGTCGTCGGCCTGAAGGACAAGCCGTTCTCGCTGGCGGTGATGACGGACAATGCCCAGTTCATGGGCATCCAGTCCACCCGCAAGCGCCATCGTGTCCTCCCGCAGGACCTCACCACGCTCGGCTGGTCGGTCATCACCGTCTGGAGCGTCGCCGCGTTCGTCAATCCGGACAAGGAAGTCGACCGCATCGTCGCCCGTATCAGTGACATGTACCGCGAGGCCCGCTGA
- a CDS encoding FHA domain-containing protein yields MAVAQQKCIRGGRKVSDPRTTKHWVIKVNGSTKVDVGPGENVEIGRRPLRPLANDGRRRLEIDDKTRSMSKRHAVFTVADNGGASVTDLNSTNGSYVVDEKGLRRLKADQDFILPDSPMRLQFGDVPVDFVRIDAEEGAEGGNAVTDLFDYASSGAQSPDFEPDMADMSVDDILNLRAGEPTTAFSAADVASRLKSASPVAAENEDGRTSQGATSRQDDAHVDMAGNADNKDDDGTGTNGEKDARHDGDTDVAAAVAAASAEAEAAKKAAREEANHAVDRISLNVMAPNEQSGGVEARDLFKDAMESESESRDSDAGKGGEAQTARPTQAPVQTTGAAQAKGSAGPLVDLPAKGKTEAKPVSLPSRRNDGRGSQASSQPLQQRVPAQNAGAQQATGNNTGTATGVKQMAAGVDRTPRNDNSANANGTVSSNAQYVGRFSRSGSDDAVFVPMDEGPRQGAGTGAGTANTRNGNGPISGNPRPGDAATPDDEERSKFMRPVVRDMGSSPVSGTSGLDETQAFKPTFEPGSIFEKVSNGEFDQMTPEIEVEGMSSDDAKRTTDFSEQFEMAKHPELLPFLAMNPSLYDDLYEWLATVGNDDIDAALAANSGYIEYRKEVAEGREQ; encoded by the coding sequence ATGGCAGTAGCGCAACAAAAGTGTATAAGGGGAGGCCGCAAGGTGTCTGATCCGCGAACGACGAAACATTGGGTCATCAAGGTCAATGGCTCCACGAAAGTCGATGTCGGTCCCGGCGAGAACGTCGAGATCGGACGCAGGCCCCTGCGCCCGCTTGCCAATGATGGGCGCCGTCGTCTGGAGATAGACGACAAGACCCGTTCGATGTCGAAGCGCCACGCGGTGTTCACCGTCGCCGACAATGGGGGAGCCTCGGTCACCGACCTCAACTCCACCAACGGGTCGTATGTCGTCGACGAGAAGGGTTTGCGGCGACTCAAGGCCGACCAGGATTTCATACTCCCGGATTCGCCGATGCGTTTGCAGTTCGGCGATGTGCCGGTTGATTTCGTGCGGATCGACGCCGAGGAAGGCGCCGAAGGCGGCAATGCGGTCACCGATTTGTTCGATTACGCGTCGAGTGGGGCGCAAAGCCCTGATTTTGAGCCGGACATGGCCGATATGTCCGTCGACGACATCCTGAACCTGCGCGCCGGCGAGCCGACCACGGCGTTCAGTGCGGCGGATGTGGCCAGCCGTTTGAAATCCGCTTCTCCGGTTGCCGCGGAAAATGAGGATGGGCGGACTTCTCAGGGTGCCACGTCCCGGCAGGATGATGCGCATGTCGATATGGCCGGTAACGCCGATAATAAGGACGATGACGGTACCGGAACGAACGGCGAAAAAGACGCTCGGCATGATGGCGATACCGATGTCGCCGCGGCGGTCGCGGCCGCCAGCGCCGAGGCTGAGGCCGCGAAGAAGGCTGCACGCGAGGAGGCCAACCACGCGGTCGACCGCATCTCGCTCAATGTGATGGCTCCCAACGAGCAATCCGGTGGCGTCGAGGCGCGCGATCTGTTCAAGGACGCGATGGAAAGCGAATCGGAAAGCCGGGATTCGGATGCAGGAAAGGGCGGGGAAGCGCAAACGGCGCGACCAACCCAAGCTCCGGTCCAAACGACTGGAGCCGCTCAAGCCAAGGGTTCCGCTGGCCCGTTGGTCGATCTGCCGGCGAAGGGCAAGACGGAGGCGAAGCCGGTCTCGCTGCCTTCGCGTCGCAATGACGGGCGGGGCAGCCAGGCTTCCTCCCAACCTCTGCAGCAGCGGGTTCCGGCTCAGAACGCTGGAGCACAACAGGCTACTGGGAATAACACCGGTACGGCTACTGGTGTGAAGCAGATGGCCGCTGGCGTTGATCGAACGCCCCGTAACGACAATAGTGCCAATGCCAATGGAACCGTGAGCTCCAACGCCCAGTATGTAGGGAGGTTCTCGCGTTCGGGTTCCGATGACGCGGTGTTCGTTCCCATGGATGAAGGTCCCCGCCAAGGCGCCGGGACAGGTGCTGGGACGGCGAATACACGCAATGGGAATGGGCCCATTTCCGGCAACCCGCGACCCGGGGATGCCGCCACGCCAGATGACGAGGAACGCAGCAAATTCATGCGTCCGGTGGTGCGCGACATGGGCTCATCGCCGGTTTCAGGAACGTCGGGCCTCGATGAGACCCAGGCGTTCAAGCCCACGTTCGAGCCTGGTTCGATTTTCGAGAAGGTGTCGAACGGTGAATTCGACCAGATGACGCCCGAGATCGAGGTGGAGGGCATGAGCTCCGACGACGCCAAGCGGACCACTGATTTCTCCGAGCAGTTCGAGATGGCGAAGCATCCGGAGCTGCTGCCGTTCCTGGCGATGAATCCTTCATTGTATGACGATTTGTACGAGTGGCTTGCGACGGTGGGCAACGATGACATCGACGCCGCGCTGGCCGCCAATTCCGGATATATCGAATATCGCAAAGAGGTTGCGGAGGGACGTGAACAATGA
- the rplL gene encoding 50S ribosomal protein L7/L12, which produces MAKLSSDELLDAFKEMTLVELSDFVKKFEDEFDVEASAPAVAVAAAPAAGAGAGEEEKTEFDVVLSSFGDKKIQVIKAVKNITGKGLADAKALVDGAPATILEKAKKDDAEKAKAEIEEAGGTVELK; this is translated from the coding sequence ATGGCTAAGCTCTCAAGCGATGAGCTCCTCGATGCGTTCAAGGAAATGACCCTGGTTGAACTCTCCGACTTCGTCAAGAAGTTCGAGGACGAGTTCGACGTCGAGGCTTCGGCTCCGGCCGTTGCCGTTGCCGCTGCCCCCGCCGCTGGCGCAGGCGCCGGCGAAGAAGAGAAGACCGAGTTCGACGTGGTCCTCTCCTCCTTCGGCGACAAGAAGATCCAGGTCATCAAGGCCGTCAAGAACATCACCGGCAAGGGCCTGGCTGACGCCAAGGCGCTCGTCGATGGCGCTCCTGCCACCATCCTCGAGAAGGCCAAGAAGGACGACGCCGAGAAGGCCAAGGCCGAGATCGAAGAGGCCGGCGGCACCGTCGAACTCAAGTAG
- the rplJ gene encoding 50S ribosomal protein L10, whose protein sequence is MKRPEKEAVIAELTEQFRAADAVYLTEYRGLTVPQISDLREKLGRDTSYSVAKNTLARIAAKEAGYEGFDEALAGPSAITFVKGDYVEAAKVLRDFAKKNKALVIKGGFADGTMYDAEGFMKLASLESRETLLSRMAGDLKGSMSKAARTFVALPTKAVRTFDALREKQEKAA, encoded by the coding sequence ATGAAAAGGCCCGAAAAGGAAGCGGTGATCGCCGAGCTCACGGAACAATTCCGCGCTGCCGATGCGGTTTACCTTACCGAGTACCGCGGGCTTACCGTTCCGCAGATTTCCGATCTGCGCGAAAAGCTAGGCCGCGATACTTCCTACTCAGTGGCTAAGAACACGCTCGCTCGCATCGCCGCCAAAGAGGCTGGGTACGAGGGCTTCGATGAAGCGCTCGCCGGCCCCTCCGCGATCACCTTCGTGAAGGGTGATTACGTCGAGGCTGCGAAGGTCCTGCGTGACTTCGCCAAGAAAAACAAGGCCCTCGTCATCAAGGGTGGTTTCGCAGACGGAACCATGTACGACGCCGAAGGCTTCATGAAACTCGCGAGCCTCGAATCTCGCGAAACCCTGCTCTCCAGGATGGCAGGCGACCTCAAGGGCTCCATGTCCAAGGCCGCTCGCACGTTCGTCGCTCTGCCTACCAAGGCCGTGCGTACGTTCGACGCCCTGCGCGAGAAGCAGGAAAAGGCCGCTTGA